The following proteins are co-located in the Streptomyces sp. NBC_01198 genome:
- the hypB gene encoding hydrogenase nickel incorporation protein HypB, with the protein MCGTCGCEDSSGGGAGTRIAVPHDHTGAPHSHVHDVRRTVPGPPAGGETITLEQRVLAKNDDLARRNRGWLAEHGIVAVNIMSSPGAGKTTLLERTIRHLAGTRPVAVVEGDQETLLDAERIKRAGCAVVQVNTGAGCHLDAGMMHGALTTLAPAPGTLVLVENVGNLVCPALFDLGEQSKVVVISVTEGTDKPLKYPYMFAAADLVVINKIDLLPYVDFDVDRCAEYARSVNPGLHLLTVSATSGEGMGDWYDWVAGQYR; encoded by the coding sequence ATGTGCGGGACCTGCGGGTGCGAGGACAGCAGCGGTGGCGGCGCGGGGACCAGGATCGCCGTGCCGCACGACCACACCGGTGCGCCGCACAGCCATGTTCACGACGTCCGCCGGACCGTTCCCGGCCCCCCGGCGGGCGGCGAGACGATCACCCTGGAACAGCGGGTGCTCGCCAAGAACGACGACCTGGCCCGGCGCAACCGCGGCTGGCTGGCGGAGCACGGCATCGTGGCGGTGAACATCATGAGCTCCCCGGGCGCGGGCAAGACGACGCTGCTCGAACGCACCATCAGGCACCTGGCGGGCACGCGCCCGGTCGCGGTCGTCGAGGGCGACCAGGAGACGCTGCTGGACGCCGAGCGCATCAAGCGCGCCGGCTGCGCGGTGGTGCAGGTCAACACCGGCGCGGGGTGCCACCTGGACGCCGGGATGATGCACGGCGCGCTCACCACCCTGGCCCCGGCGCCCGGCACGCTCGTCCTGGTGGAGAACGTCGGCAATCTGGTCTGCCCGGCCCTCTTCGACCTCGGCGAGCAGAGCAAGGTCGTGGTCATCTCGGTGACCGAGGGCACCGACAAGCCGCTGAAGTACCCGTACATGTTCGCGGCCGCCGACCTGGTCGTCATCAACAAGATCGACCTGCTGCCCTACGTCGACTTCGACGTCGACCGCTGCGCGGAGTACGCCCGCTCGGTCAACCCCGGCCTGCACCTGCTGACGGTGTCCGCGACCTCAGGCGAGGGCATGGGTGACTGGTACGACTGGGTGGCCGGGCAGTACCGCTGA
- a CDS encoding SDR family NAD(P)-dependent oxidoreductase — protein MTAHNESRFDFSDSVVLVTGGGSGIGLATADAFAKAGATVIITGRNQDKLDRALAQLPENRATGVRTDIGDPADVERLVSTVIDRYGRLDVVVSNAAGYVSGEITDVSTADWEALRQTNIDGFFHLAKATLPLLAQTGGSFTATSSVSGLAGDWKGAVYDATKGAVSLFVRALALDWGPRGVRVNAVAPSLTRTGPVAGVTGNAELAAKFEERVALGRLGEPEDVALVFLFLASDAARYVTGVILPVDGGTSASNGQARV, from the coding sequence ATGACCGCGCACAACGAATCCAGGTTCGATTTCTCGGACAGCGTCGTCCTGGTGACCGGAGGCGGCAGCGGGATCGGTCTCGCCACCGCCGATGCATTCGCAAAGGCTGGCGCAACCGTCATCATCACCGGAAGGAATCAGGACAAGCTCGACAGGGCGCTTGCCCAGCTTCCCGAGAACCGTGCGACCGGCGTCCGCACGGATATCGGTGACCCTGCGGACGTGGAAAGGCTCGTCAGTACCGTCATCGACCGGTACGGCCGGCTCGACGTCGTAGTCAGCAACGCCGCAGGTTACGTCAGCGGTGAGATCACCGACGTGAGCACAGCCGACTGGGAGGCGCTGCGGCAGACCAACATCGATGGCTTCTTCCACCTCGCCAAAGCCACGTTGCCTCTGCTGGCGCAGACGGGTGGCTCTTTCACGGCGACCAGTAGCGTCTCGGGCCTGGCCGGCGACTGGAAGGGCGCGGTGTACGACGCCACCAAGGGCGCGGTGTCCCTGTTCGTGCGCGCCCTCGCGCTCGACTGGGGGCCGCGCGGGGTCCGGGTCAATGCTGTTGCGCCCTCCCTGACCAGGACGGGCCCGGTGGCCGGTGTCACCGGCAACGCGGAGCTCGCCGCCAAGTTCGAGGAGCGCGTGGCTCTGGGACGGCTGGGCGAGCCCGAAGACGTGGCCCTTGTGTTCCTCTTCCTGGCCAGCGACGCCGCTCGCTATGTCACGGGGGTCATCCTGCCCGTTGACGGAGGCACCTCTGCCTCCAACGGTCAGGCCCGGGTCTGA
- a CDS encoding hydrogenase maturation nickel metallochaperone HypA/HybF: MHELSITQSVVDAVCERASGRPVHAVRVRVGALTAVVPESMRFCFTLVTEGTVAEGALLEIDQPRGTASCRGCGADFTLDDLVLLCSCGSADVEVTSGRELEIVSMRVG; the protein is encoded by the coding sequence GTGCACGAATTGTCCATCACGCAGAGCGTTGTTGACGCGGTATGCGAACGTGCGTCAGGACGGCCGGTGCACGCGGTACGTGTCCGGGTCGGCGCATTGACCGCCGTGGTGCCGGAATCGATGCGATTCTGCTTCACTCTGGTCACCGAGGGGACGGTCGCGGAAGGCGCGCTGCTGGAGATCGACCAGCCGCGGGGAACGGCGTCGTGTCGCGGTTGCGGCGCCGATTTCACGCTGGATGATCTGGTACTGCTGTGCTCCTGCGGGAGCGCCGACGTCGAGGTCACCTCGGGGCGGGAACTGGAGATCGTTTCGATGAGAGTGGGCTGA